From a single Bacillus pseudomycoides DSM 12442 genomic region:
- a CDS encoding MDR family MFS transporter, with the protein MNLKLNPKIVVSVVYVTAMFMAAMDATIVNVALQTISHELQVPPSAMGTVNVGYLVSLAVFLPISGWLGDRFGTKRVFLIALSVFTAASALCGIADNITALNIFRIIQGAGGGLLTPVGMAMLFRTFSPQERPKISRFIVLPIAVAPAIGPIVSGFFVDHMSWRWAFYINLPFGIVALLIGALFLVEHIEKTAGRLDLPGFMLSAPGFAMLIYAMSQGPSKGWGSSEIIGTGLGGLLLIILFVFVELRVKQPMLDLCLLQDRLFRNMSLISLFSAAGLLGMLFIFPLMYQNVLHASALETGLTTFPEAIGLMIASQIVPLSYKRLGPRKLISTGLLCAAIIFVVLSFVNQETNPWLVRILLFGIGFFLGHSVGAVQFSAFNNIHPSSMGRATTIFNVQNRLGSAIGVAILASLLAVFGNHDVSGAGNESASIVAYQMALLGAAVFLFIALLFALRIRDAEVIDTSKKKTSVQSNEAHSKAVAGE; encoded by the coding sequence ATGAATTTGAAGCTGAATCCGAAAATTGTTGTTAGTGTTGTATATGTAACGGCTATGTTTATGGCTGCTATGGATGCAACGATTGTAAATGTAGCTCTGCAAACGATTAGTCATGAACTACAAGTTCCACCTTCAGCAATGGGGACAGTCAATGTTGGATATTTAGTAAGTTTGGCTGTGTTTTTACCTATTTCTGGGTGGCTTGGAGATCGGTTTGGTACAAAGCGAGTATTCCTAATTGCTCTTTCTGTATTTACAGCTGCTTCCGCGCTATGCGGAATTGCTGATAATATTACTGCCTTAAATATATTCCGTATCATACAAGGTGCTGGCGGAGGATTATTGACGCCAGTAGGAATGGCAATGTTATTTCGAACATTTTCACCACAAGAAAGACCGAAGATTTCTAGGTTCATCGTCTTGCCTATTGCTGTTGCGCCTGCAATAGGACCAATTGTTAGCGGGTTTTTTGTGGATCATATGTCTTGGCGCTGGGCATTTTATATTAATTTACCGTTTGGAATAGTAGCTTTACTAATTGGTGCGTTATTTTTAGTAGAGCATATTGAAAAAACTGCTGGGCGGTTAGATTTACCTGGTTTTATGCTTTCCGCACCAGGATTTGCAATGTTGATATATGCAATGAGTCAAGGGCCATCAAAAGGATGGGGTTCCTCAGAAATAATAGGGACAGGATTAGGTGGACTTTTGCTTATTATTCTCTTTGTATTTGTTGAACTTCGTGTGAAGCAGCCGATGCTAGACTTATGTTTGCTGCAAGATCGTTTATTTCGGAATATGAGTCTCATTTCGTTATTTTCGGCTGCTGGATTACTGGGCATGTTATTTATATTCCCACTTATGTATCAAAATGTATTACATGCGTCGGCACTAGAAACAGGTCTTACAACATTTCCAGAAGCAATCGGGTTAATGATTGCTTCGCAAATTGTGCCTTTGTCTTACAAAAGACTTGGGCCACGTAAGTTGATTTCTACCGGTTTGCTATGTGCAGCGATTATATTTGTTGTTTTAAGCTTCGTGAATCAGGAAACAAACCCTTGGCTGGTCCGTATTCTATTGTTTGGCATAGGATTTTTCCTAGGTCATTCTGTAGGAGCTGTACAATTTTCAGCTTTTAATAATATTCATCCGTCTTCAATGGGGAGGGCGACAACTATTTTTAATGTGCAAAATCGATTAGGTTCCGCCATCGGTGTTGCAATTCTTGCAAGTCTTTTAGCGGTTTTTGGAAATCATGATGTAAGTGGAGCAGGAAATGAGAGTGCTAGTATTGTAGCGTATCAAATGGCCCTGCTTGGTGCAGCTGTATTCCTATTCATAGCATTATTATTTGCATTACGTATTCGTGATGCGGAAGTAATAGATACATCAAAGAAAAAAACGTCAGTCCAATCAAATGAAGCTCATTCAAAAGCAGTTGCAGGTGAATAA
- a CDS encoding CoA-acylating methylmalonate-semialdehyde dehydrogenase, with protein sequence MITTEIKRVKNHINGEWVESTGTEVEAVPNPATGKIIAYVPLSPKEDVERAVEAAKTAYETWSKVPVPNRSRQLYKYLQLLQENKDELAKIITLENGKTLKDASGEVQRGIEAVELATSTPNLMMGQALPNIAGGIDGSIWRYPIGVVAGITPFNFPMMIPLWMFPLAIACGNTFVLKTSERTPLLAERLVELFYEAGFPKGVLNLVQGGKDVVNSILENKDIQAVSFVGSEPVARYVYETGTKYGKRVQALAGAKNHAIVMPDCNLEKTVQGVIGSAFASSGERCMACSVVAVVDEIADEFIDVLVAETRKLKVGDGFHEDNYVGPLIRESHKERVLGYINSGVADGATLLVDGRKINGEAREGYFVGATIFDGVNQDMKIWQDEIFAPVLSIVRVKDLEEGIKLTNQSKFANGAVIYTSSGKHAQTFRDNIDAGMIGVNVNVPAPMAFFAFAGNKASFYGDLGTNGTDGVQFYTRKKVVTERWF encoded by the coding sequence ATGATTACAACAGAAATTAAACGAGTGAAAAATCATATTAATGGTGAATGGGTAGAATCTACTGGTACGGAAGTTGAAGCTGTTCCAAATCCTGCAACTGGGAAAATAATCGCTTATGTTCCGCTTTCTCCAAAAGAAGATGTGGAGCGTGCTGTTGAAGCTGCAAAAACAGCTTATGAAACATGGTCTAAAGTGCCGGTTCCAAATCGTTCAAGACAGCTATACAAATATTTACAACTTTTGCAAGAAAATAAAGATGAGCTTGCGAAAATTATCACATTAGAAAATGGAAAAACATTAAAAGATGCGAGTGGTGAAGTACAGCGTGGTATTGAGGCTGTAGAATTGGCAACATCAACACCAAATTTAATGATGGGCCAAGCACTCCCGAACATTGCAGGTGGAATTGATGGTTCGATTTGGCGTTACCCAATTGGAGTTGTTGCTGGTATTACACCGTTTAACTTCCCAATGATGATTCCATTATGGATGTTCCCATTAGCAATTGCTTGCGGTAACACATTCGTATTAAAAACATCTGAAAGAACACCACTTTTAGCTGAGAGACTGGTAGAGTTATTCTATGAAGCAGGTTTCCCAAAAGGAGTTTTAAATTTAGTGCAAGGCGGAAAAGACGTTGTAAATAGCATTCTAGAAAATAAGGACATTCAAGCGGTTTCATTCGTTGGATCTGAGCCAGTTGCACGTTATGTATACGAAACAGGAACAAAATATGGAAAACGAGTACAAGCACTCGCAGGAGCGAAAAATCATGCGATTGTTATGCCAGATTGCAATCTTGAAAAAACAGTACAAGGTGTTATTGGTTCTGCATTTGCGAGCAGTGGAGAGCGCTGCATGGCATGTTCTGTTGTAGCTGTTGTGGATGAAATTGCTGATGAGTTTATTGATGTACTAGTAGCGGAAACACGTAAATTAAAAGTTGGCGATGGTTTCCATGAAGATAATTATGTAGGTCCATTAATTCGTGAATCTCATAAAGAGCGTGTACTAGGCTATATTAATAGTGGTGTAGCAGATGGGGCTACTTTATTAGTAGATGGTCGTAAAATTAATGGAGAAGCCCGTGAAGGATATTTTGTTGGAGCAACAATCTTTGATGGTGTGAATCAAGATATGAAAATCTGGCAAGATGAAATTTTTGCTCCAGTTTTAAGTATTGTGAGAGTAAAAGATTTAGAAGAAGGCATTAAACTTACAAATCAATCCAAATTTGCAAATGGTGCAGTTATTTATACATCAAGCGGTAAACATGCGCAAACATTCCGTGATAATATCGATGCAGGAATGATTGGCGTAAACGTTAACGTTCCAGCACCGATGGCATTCTTCGCATTTGCTGGAAATAAAGCATCCTTCTATGGTGATCTTGGAACAAATGGAACAGACGGTGTTCAATTCTATACACGTAAAAAAGTTGTGACAGAGCGCTGGTTTTAA
- a CDS encoding NAD(P)-dependent oxidoreductase: protein MKKIGFIGLGNMGLPMSKNLVKSNYTVYGVDLNKDAEASFEKDGGIIGLSIAKLAETCDLIFTSLPSPRAVEAVYFGEEGLIENSHPNVVLIDTSTVAPQLNKRLAEAANDKKVDFLAAPVSGGVIGAENRTLTFMVGGSKEVYEKGLPVMEVLGANVFHVSEQIDSGTTVKLINNLLIGFYTAGVSEALTLAKKNNMDLEKMFDILNVSYGQSRIYERNYKSFIAPENYEPGFTVNLLKKDLGFAVDLAKESELHLPVSEMLLNLYDEAGKAGYGEKDMAALYKKISEQVISSHE, encoded by the coding sequence ATGAAAAAGATTGGTTTTATTGGTTTAGGTAATATGGGCCTTCCAATGTCTAAAAATTTAGTTAAATCAAATTACACTGTATATGGCGTCGATTTAAATAAAGATGCTGAGGCTTCTTTTGAGAAAGATGGAGGAATCATCGGCTTATCAATTGCAAAATTGGCAGAAACATGTGATTTGATTTTTACAAGTTTACCATCTCCGCGAGCTGTGGAAGCGGTTTATTTTGGAGAAGAGGGATTAATTGAGAATAGTCATCCGAATGTTGTTCTAATTGATACCAGTACAGTAGCACCGCAATTGAATAAAAGATTAGCAGAAGCTGCTAATGATAAAAAAGTAGATTTCTTAGCAGCACCGGTTAGTGGTGGGGTGATTGGAGCAGAAAATCGCACATTAACTTTTATGGTCGGTGGATCAAAAGAAGTATATGAAAAAGGTTTACCAGTGATGGAAGTATTAGGGGCAAATGTGTTTCATGTAAGTGAACAAATTGATAGTGGCACGACTGTAAAGCTTATTAATAACTTATTGATAGGTTTCTACACAGCGGGTGTAAGTGAAGCTTTGACTTTAGCGAAGAAAAACAATATGGATTTAGAGAAAATGTTTGATATTCTAAATGTGAGTTACGGACAAAGTAGAATTTATGAGCGCAACTATAAAAGCTTTATTGCACCAGAAAACTATGAGCCAGGTTTTACTGTAAATCTATTAAAGAAAGATTTAGGATTTGCGGTTGATTTAGCAAAAGAAAGTGAACTTCACTTACCAGTAAGTGAAATGCTGTTGAACTTGTATGATGAAGCGGGTAAAGCGGGGTATGGGGAAAAAGACATGGCTGCTTTATATAAGAAGATAAGTGAACAAGTAATCTCTAGTCATGAATAA
- a CDS encoding MbtH family protein, translating into MTNPFENDNFMYKVLVNKEGQHSVWPAFLDVPAGWDVVHEQDSRQACLAYIELHWSDMQPKSLHSLECVSVGE; encoded by the coding sequence ATGACGAATCCATTTGAAAACGATAACTTTATGTATAAAGTGTTAGTAAATAAGGAAGGCCAGCATTCTGTCTGGCCAGCCTTTCTCGATGTACCAGCCGGGTGGGATGTTGTTCATGAACAAGATAGTAGACAAGCTTGTCTTGCGTATATCGAATTACACTGGAGTGATATGCAGCCAAAGAGTCTTCACTCACTTGAGTGCGTTTCAGTAGGGGAGTAG